In Danaus plexippus chromosome 28, MEX_DaPlex, whole genome shotgun sequence, a genomic segment contains:
- the LOC116776118 gene encoding uncharacterized protein LOC116776118 — protein MFMNPVSASGVQLPAVYPLVNILLPLLNNVYNLLLSLLSIFDTLPPAISSLIPVDLGALETSLLKLYSQALAIVNFLRSLPEYAAGANPKSPCSNMQGLLTTLVATITELADDVLVVIGGGLLPGLLRMVVMVVQALLNLLF, from the exons ATGTTTATG AATCCGGTGTCAGCATCTGGAGTTCAACTTCCGGCGGTATACCCTCTAGTGAACATTTTGCTGCCTCTGTTGAACAACGTTTACAACCTTCTTCTATCGTTGCTGTCTATATTTGACACATTACCGCCAGCTATAAGCTCCTTAATACCAGTGGACCTCGGAGCTTTAGAGACTTCGTTGCTTAAACTGTACTCCCAAGCATTGGCTATCGTGAATTTCCTAAGATCCTTACCAGAATATGCCGCTGGCGCCAACCCTAAATCGCCTTGCTCGAACATGCAAGGTCTTCTCACAACCCTGGTCGCGACCATCACAGAACTGGCCGATGATGTACTGGTTGTTATTGGCGGCGGTCTTCTACCAGGTCTCCTCAGAATGGTGGTCATGGTTGTACAAGCCCTGCTTAACTTGCTATTTTAA